A single window of Ornithorhynchus anatinus isolate Pmale09 chromosome 3, mOrnAna1.pri.v4, whole genome shotgun sequence DNA harbors:
- the AKIP1 gene encoding A-kinase-interacting protein 1 isoform X1, producing the protein MAEILSNRWIRLCSGKNLRERMASWQVPTVVWGLDRRAMQRTAGLGQEVLERARRRRVDWTPLVRLEERRGEEESVNLDAAFATVMEFMERTTRQCRKYYSSVPPENTKEGEVDHICRFHRRKSWQPSASGMTNRQVGHTLREPYGVVRTTKSKPATQEPARTFSKDFYLEVSPGTYSVTACSSDLRQTHVVDVEAGQSLELTFHI; encoded by the exons ATGGCAGAGATTCTCAGCAACCGATGGATCAGACTGTGTTCTGGGAAGAACCTGAGG GAAAGGATGGCGAGCTGGCAGGTGCCCACGGTGGTGTGGGGGCTGGATAGGCGCGCCATGCAGCGAACAGCCGGCCTGGGCCAAGAAGTTCTCGAgcgggccaggaggaggagagtggactGGACACCCCTTGTGCGGCTGGAGGAGCgaagg ggagaagaggagtctgTCAACCTCGATGCTGCATTTGCCACGGTAATGGAGTTCATGGAGCGTACCACGAGGCAGTGTAGG AAGTATTATTCCTCCGTGCCACCGGAGAACACGAAGGAAGGGGAGGTTGATCACATCTGCAGATTTCACAGGAGAAAGTCATGGCAGCCTTCTGCTTCAGGAATGACAAATCGCCAG gtaGGCCACACACTTCGAGAGCCCTACGGTGTAGTCAGAACGACCAAGTCTAAGCCAGCCACCCAGGAACCT gcCAGGACCTTTTCTAAAGACTTCTACCTAGAAGTTTCTCCGGGGACCTATTCAGTCACTGCATGCTCGAGCGATTTACGGCAGACTCACGTGGTGGACGTTGAAGCGGGACAGAGTTTGGAATTGACTTTCCACATATGA
- the AKIP1 gene encoding A-kinase-interacting protein 1 isoform X2: protein MASWQVPTVVWGLDRRAMQRTAGLGQEVLERARRRRVDWTPLVRLEERRGEEESVNLDAAFATVMEFMERTTRQCRKYYSSVPPENTKEGEVDHICRFHRRKSWQPSASGMTNRQVGHTLREPYGVVRTTKSKPATQEPARTFSKDFYLEVSPGTYSVTACSSDLRQTHVVDVEAGQSLELTFHI from the exons ATGGCGAGCTGGCAGGTGCCCACGGTGGTGTGGGGGCTGGATAGGCGCGCCATGCAGCGAACAGCCGGCCTGGGCCAAGAAGTTCTCGAgcgggccaggaggaggagagtggactGGACACCCCTTGTGCGGCTGGAGGAGCgaagg ggagaagaggagtctgTCAACCTCGATGCTGCATTTGCCACGGTAATGGAGTTCATGGAGCGTACCACGAGGCAGTGTAGG AAGTATTATTCCTCCGTGCCACCGGAGAACACGAAGGAAGGGGAGGTTGATCACATCTGCAGATTTCACAGGAGAAAGTCATGGCAGCCTTCTGCTTCAGGAATGACAAATCGCCAG gtaGGCCACACACTTCGAGAGCCCTACGGTGTAGTCAGAACGACCAAGTCTAAGCCAGCCACCCAGGAACCT gcCAGGACCTTTTCTAAAGACTTCTACCTAGAAGTTTCTCCGGGGACCTATTCAGTCACTGCATGCTCGAGCGATTTACGGCAGACTCACGTGGTGGACGTTGAAGCGGGACAGAGTTTGGAATTGACTTTCCACATATGA